GAACGGTCGGCGACTTGACCGTAATTCTAAGTGAGCACTTTCCATGACTATTATAATACCAAACGTTTACCAATGACAATTAATACTTTATATACATTCTGGTCTCTTACACACTCTAAATGTGTGAAGTATACCAATTAACCTAATGGCAAACTTGTTGGGTTCTGGATCCAAGGATCTGGCCGCTGTTGTTTAGGGCTTGCGGCCTTTTCAGACAGTAACCAGTGAGATTTACTGCCTGTTTAACACTGATTACCATCAAAATGAGATTCCTCTATCGGTGCGGAATTAAGGTTACTGTGAACAAAATAGAGTGCCTTCCTGAAAAATCATGGGGCAGAGGCTCCCCTAAATTTTTTTAGCTGTATCACATTCTTTTGAAGattttgtaaaatgtatttGGCAAATTAATCTTAACTGCTTTCTTTAagtaaaaagcaaaaagaatggaatttcaaaaaaaaatttgaccagaTTTTGATGACAGTTAACCTTTAACCTTTAGCCGGAAGATCGTATGAAATGAGCTTCTGAACTAGGATCTGATGGTCAATAAGGTCAAACGCCTTGCGGAAGTCAAAGAGGATGGTTCTGACAGTTGCACCGTTCCCATCCGTAGCACTAAGCCATGAGTGGACCATGCTTATTAGTGCTTGTGTCGTACTGGAACCTGGCACAGTCCCAAACTGCCGTACATCCACTTTCGCCAACACAACAGGCTTGAGGAAACTCTCCACGACGAAATCTTCAGCAACCTTAGAAAGCACGGGAGTTAGGGATATTGGACGTAGATGTTTGTTTACATCGTGTATTGGATTCTGCTTTGGTACTGGAGTGATGTTAGCGTCCTTCCAAGACTGAGGCAACCGTGCTTCCTTAAACGAACAGTTAAGGATATCAGTCACAGGCAGTGCTAGTAAATCTGCATTCTCTTTAAGAAGCCAACCGGGGATTCCGTCCGGACCGGTTGCCTTAGTTGGATTTAAGGCGGATAGCTTCTTTAAAACAGAGAATTCTGATACCTGGAAAGCACTCTCCTGGTCAGAGTTGGTTGAGGTGTTAGGTGAAAGGGGGGTGAAGACGCGCATAGGAGCCAAGAACGCCTGGTTGATGGTGTTAACTATGTCTATCGTGCTTGGAGGCGAACCTCTCTGACCACAATCAATATGTTGGTAGAGGGTAGCTGGATTAACGCCTCTAGAAGCTGCGTCTGACGTACCACTGAGCTTCTTTACCTCACGCCACCAAACTGCGGGTTTACAGTCCTTCAGATGTTCAACCTTGGAGTTATAGAACTTTGCACGGCATGCTTTCCTCTCACGATTAACGCGATTTCGTAGGGTGCGGTACTGCACCTGGTCGCCTTGAGCGAGGGCCTTTTGGCGGCTGTGAATGAGACCCTTCAATTGTTGATTGACCCAGGGCGGCTCGTTGGTTTGTACCGACTTAGACTTCAGGGGGAGGAGAATGTCCATTCCGGTCTTAACTATGGTCTCCAGCATTTCCACTTTGCCCTTGCAAGAATCTTTACTATCGATAAGTGTCTTAACGTCCACATTTCCAAGATACGTGCGCATAGCCATACGCGTTGTAGGCCGTAAGTCCCTCGATTTCACGATAAGTTTAGTTCTTGGTTGTTGGGAGCGCACGAGCGGCTGAACTTCCACAGAGAAATGATCGGACAAACCGAGAGCAGGGCGCTGTCGCCGACAGCGTGTTAAACTTAGTCAGGACTGTTACTCGGAGTGGGGGGCCATCCCATCAGGGGTCCCACAGGGCACAAAACTTGGCCCCTGGTTATTTACTATTATGATAAACGACCTCATCATCCCGGGTACAGACATGTGGAAATATGTCGATGACTCCActatttctgaaacagtcatgAAGTCTGAGGTCAGCAAAGTCCAACAAGCGGTTGACGAACTCGCGACGCAAGCTTCTGCTGACAAGTTCCAATTAAATGAAACCAAGTGCAAGGAACTGCGCATAACATTCAGTCACTCTAGAAAGAACTTTGATCCAATTAAGGTTAATGATCAGGACTTAGAGTGTGTAGAGCAAGCAAAGATCTTAGGTTTGCAGATATCTTGCGATCTTACGTGGAATAATCACGTATCCGAAGttgtaaagaaagtaaacaagcgCCTGTATTTTTTGCGTCAGCTTAAGCGTGCACAAGTCAAGTCGGAGGAACTTTTGCTCTTCTATTTGACTTGTATTAGGCCTGTCACTGAATATGCATGCCCTGTTTATCATCATAGCCTCCCGCAATACCTTTCAGTAGATCTTGAGAGATGTCAAAGGCGAGCTTTACGTATTATCTATCCAGATTGTTCGTACAATGAGGCGCTTCTTTTGACTGGTCTAGTTCCCTTACACAACCGCCGCGAGTTCttatgtgataagctttttaattccatcCTGTCTAATCCCTCGCACAAGCTCTATAGCTTACTACCTCCCAAGAATGAGTGCGAAGTCAATTTAAGGAGTCAGCACTCTTTTACTACACGGCGCCTCCACACCATTCGTACTCGAAATAGTTTTATCCATCTCTATGTCCATAAAGCAatgatgtaatattgtttttctcttaattatatatttttgtctttttaattagttcttcttagccatgtattttttgtagtatatattttattgtaaatcaaacgtaATTCAGCCTGTGGCTGCaaggttcttgataataaactatctatctaaactatctatctatctatcttatCCACTAGTTGAAGCCTGTTTTGAGACTAGACCAGGGTTTTTTTTATGctcttgagaattttttttgaatatGTTCCAGTAAAGCCAAAATTATGCTGGAAGGTGAATCGCAGTGGACAAGACAACCACAATAAGTTTGCAGATTTTTACCTCATGGCTTTATTATCATCCAATGGATCGTGTTCTCCTAGACAGACCACATTAAGATTCTATGATATTTTAAACGGTTATGTGGTTTTACATTGAGTACCCATCCATTCACATTTGTAGTGGACAACATATACTGCCAGCTTTGTGTTCAATGGCTGCATTATTAAATATTGACTTTGATTTAGGTACCTACAACAAAATCTCATTACAAAGATAGAGAATTTGTAACATCTACAACAGCTGGATTCACTTGATGTCAGCAATAACACCATTCTAGGATTGAAAACATCGGTGAGTTTGCACAAACTTCGACGACATGTTTGACTCAAGGTATCGTATTTCTTACCTTGCTCGCTTTTGGCAATGCTGCGGTTCTACCGGTACAGGAACAattcgctgattcaaacggtaaaGTTTTCTCTATTGGGCGCCAAACCAGTCAATATTCCCTCTGTATTTCTGTGACCCACTTTACTTTTGACGTGGTCAGTTCGACTTTTTATACGGTCaacttttactttttatattgCCAGCTCGAGCTTTTTTGTggtcaactttttacttttagtaagatcaattttcactttttatatagtcaactttttactttttaaatggtCAATTCGACTTTTAATATGATCAATTCGACTTTTTATATGGTCaacgttttattttttatatcagtCAGTGTTGAAGGAAGACTGCAGATTTCAGACTGCAGACCGGGGGTTAAGTGCAGACCGGGGGTTAAGTGCAGACcgagggtaaaatgcagactgaagactgTAGACCAGGGGTAAAATGTAGACTCGGTTCAAAAACAACCCGCTTACCCGGATAAACTTCAAGAATGAGCTGGGATCGAGGCCGCGTAAGTTGTGAGAGGCTGGCAATAATCGTCATGGCAACTGATGTTTCGAACATCATGTGATGCCTCAGATGGTTTTGGTGTTGACATATTTTTATAAGGTAAGAACAACTAGTACGTACGTAAGTGTTTGAATATGCAGTTCACAGCTAAATGCATTTCCCTCATTCATATAAGGAATAAACAGTTCTGCTGAGCAACATTAGGTAGCTTTAACATACATGTAGCTCATGTATACTTTGCTCGGCCTTAAAAGTAGTAGCGATAGCAGGGTCGTAACGAGGTATAtgggatcagggatcaaagGCCCAAATAGGGGTGGGTTCAGGGATTTCGGATCGCAAATCATGGGATCGGGATCAACAGCGTTTTTCATGAAATCAAGGATTAGACTGAAAACCACAAACGCGCTTTTTACGGTTTCCTACAGGTTTTTTTAAGGCTTTATCGCTATTTAATATACAAACTATTTGGTGTCATAACCGCACAGTACTGCTAGTCACTCAATTATTTTCGGGATGTACACGCGCATTTGCCCGTGTCTAGACCAGACTCACATTATAttgtttgtatttaatttaGCTCCTCGTCATCCTCCAGTTCTTCCCCTAAGAGATGGTAATTAGTAGTCTTATTCAGGTTTTTATCCTGTTCAAAAACTATGACGCAGCAGCCCTGTCGCGTACTTTTTAATGCAGTCAAAGCTTTATCAAACCCCGCCCATTATATGATATGTAGTTTAAAGTGATAATTCGAAAATATCATAAACTCATGCAAAATACGCAAAAATGTACTCGCCATGACCAGAATACTTAGTTTCGATTGAAGTAACTTCCAAAACATATAGCTACCTTCCATACAACTGCATAAACAGTCTCTGCAGTCTCCGGGTAAATGATTTTGTAACGGCTAATCTAGAATCTCCCACAATTTATTTGTATGGTTTATACTAAAACTGGCGATTATTTCTCACAGAATATACCACCACAATTTGCCTCTACTTAGGTGGCTAATTTTGAAATATGGTTCAAATGTTTTCAACCATGGATGGTCATACTACACATTTACATAAATTTGCACAGACATGCTACGTTTTTCTTCCTCCTTAACGAGaaaaacatgacaaaaacaaacagtgaaaattatatttcaaatcaGAAAAGTTCATGAATATATATGTCAACTACGTGTCCTGTTCAAGCGCTGATTGCGAAATGTTAAATTCTGGAATGGATAAAGTCGAACAGAAGGAGTAGGAGATCGAGTTCATTTGGGCACTTAATGCTTCGgataattattaaaaagaagTATGCAGAACggtattttgtgttttaaagcTTTTCTTTGTTATGAAAGTAATTGTAAATAGTTCCATCTTAACGCAAATGTTGTTAATATTGGTTTCGTTTTTAGGTCATGCAACGAAATCGACAACgaggaaaaattatgaaaacggAATCTCTTGGGATGGACAATTTTTTTCGGAATCAGGGATCAAAATTTCCATCGCTTTTGGGATCAGAGATCAAAATTTGGACTTAAATAACGGGATCATTCACGAAAAACTATACCTCGTTACGACCCTGTGATAGACTTTGCTCGCACATCGGCAATTTCGGTTACTTGGACAATAACAATGCAACCTGCTTCTCGTACCTTTGTTTTACGCTGCGAAGGTAGGCGTGATCTTGGAATGATGCTTTGTATCATTAGCTTCAAGACGTTCAACACTTCGCTCTTGTGCTTCACGATCAGGTCGATATCGCGGTCATAAACAGTTGATTCTTTTAGAACCGAGTCTGCGTTTTACCCCTGAtctgcagtcttcagtctgcattttaccctcagtctgcacTTTACCTCCGGTCTCGGCAGTCTAAAGTCTACAGTCTGCGTTTTACACTGACCGATATAAAAAGTCGACCTGACCATATAAAATGTCGATCTGACCATATAAAAAGTCGACTTGACCATATAAAATTTCGAATTGACCGTATAAAAAGTAAACTGGGTTACAGAAATACAAAACGAATACTGAGTGGTTTGGCGCCTCATAGTTCTCTCTTCGATgacaatatttttcttcaaagttttcatGATGCGCTTATCACACCTAATGGGGGTAttagatttttgttttcattgtgaaATGACTGTGaggtgtttgtttgttttacagagCCCAAAtctgctgattcaaacggtaaaatgcTCACGTTTCAAGAGAGAGAATGGATGCCCATTCATATGATAAATTTCTGCCCACAGGAAAACGCACAGCTGCGAGACCAACCTAATTCGTGTAACGGAGGACTGGAGAAAGCAATGGATAACAAGGAATGCCAACGGACTTGAGTAAGGCACTTGACTCGTTGCATCATAGGCGGCTAGTGACTAAGAAACTTGAAATCTACGAATTCTCTAATATGTCCTTAGAACTAATGCATTCCTACTTCATGGAGCGAAAAAACTGCGTTAGAGTTAACAATATGACAAGCACATGGAAAGATCAATTCAGGGGTTGCCCGCAAGGTGCACCACTCGGGCCCTACTATGGAACTTGTTTTAAAATGGCCTATCTCTGAACGTACACATCAGTAACTTGCTCATTTACGCCGATGATCACCAGGTTTATCAAAGTGGATCTAATACCAAGGCAATTCTTAGAATTCTTGGAGTGAACATAGATATCAGCTCAGTTTCACTGAACACACATCTGTAAAAAAGCGAGTAGGAAAATAGGGGTGCTAACAGGGTTCTCCTTATCAGACGGTACCCAGTAAAATTTACCGCTTGTAAGAGCACTTATTACCCCCTACAAACGCTCAGAACCCTTAAAAAATACACAATTATGATGAGCTAACCTGGTAAGATAGTGTAATAACAAGCCAACAGTGTGCACTATCATAGATCATAGATCTGTGCTTTTGTTAGCTACCACTTACAGGTACCTTTCGAATTTCGAAGCATGGGTGATTTTTCGCGGGCTTTCTGCTAAATCTCATGACAT
This region of Pocillopora verrucosa isolate sample1 chromosome 3, ASM3666991v2, whole genome shotgun sequence genomic DNA includes:
- the LOC136279535 gene encoding uncharacterized protein, with product MINDLIIPGTDMWKYVDDSTISETVMKSEVSKVQQAVDELATQASADKFQLNETKCKELRITFSHSRKNFDPIKVNDQDLECVEQAKILGLQISCDLTWNNHVSEVVKKVNKRLYFLRQLKRAQVKSEELLLFYLTCIRPVTEYACPVYHHSLPQYLSVDLERCQRRALRIIYPDCSYNEALLLTGLVPLHNRREFLCDKLFNSILSNPSHKLYSLLPPKNECEVNLRSQHSFTTRRLHTIRTRNSFIHLYVHKAMM